The Corynebacterium tuberculostearicum genome window below encodes:
- the glgC gene encoding glucose-1-phosphate adenylyltransferase: MRSLPNVLAIVLAGGEGKRLFPLTEDRAKPAVPFGGSYRLIDFVLSNLVNAGYLKIAVLTQYKSHSLDRHISQAWNLAGPTPQYIASVPAQQRRGKRWYNGSADAIVQSLNLIYDENPDYVIVFGADHVYRMDPAQMVEEHIATGLDCSVAGIRVPRSEATAFGCIQADGMGTITEFVEKPADPPATPDDPNMSYASMGNYVFTAQALIDALLEDEKNEDSAHDMGGDIIPYFVKRGQAHVYDFMANEVPGSTERDHGYWRDVGTIDSFYEAHMDMISVHPIFNLYNRNWPIHSTDDSNFPPAKFVQNGIAQSSMVAPGCIVSGGTVRNSVLASDVHVADGATVEGSVILPGVRIGRGAVVRRAILDKNVVVSDGAIIGVDRERDEERFKVSDGGVVVVGKNQKV; encoded by the coding sequence GTGAGAAGCCTGCCAAATGTCCTAGCCATCGTCCTCGCCGGCGGCGAGGGAAAGCGCCTTTTTCCCCTGACCGAAGACCGCGCCAAACCCGCCGTGCCTTTCGGAGGTTCCTACCGCCTCATTGACTTTGTCCTGTCCAATCTGGTCAATGCCGGCTACCTCAAGATTGCGGTGCTGACCCAGTACAAGTCCCACTCGCTGGACCGCCACATTTCCCAGGCGTGGAACTTGGCGGGGCCGACGCCGCAGTACATTGCCTCGGTGCCTGCCCAGCAGCGCCGCGGCAAGCGGTGGTACAACGGCTCCGCGGATGCCATTGTGCAGTCGCTGAACCTCATCTATGACGAGAATCCGGATTACGTCATCGTCTTCGGTGCGGACCACGTCTACCGCATGGATCCGGCGCAGATGGTAGAAGAGCACATTGCCACGGGGCTGGATTGCTCGGTGGCCGGCATTCGCGTGCCGCGCTCGGAGGCGACGGCCTTTGGCTGCATCCAGGCCGATGGCATGGGAACCATCACGGAGTTCGTGGAAAAGCCGGCGGACCCACCGGCCACGCCGGACGATCCGAATATGAGCTATGCCTCGATGGGCAACTATGTCTTTACGGCGCAGGCGCTTATTGACGCCCTCTTGGAGGACGAAAAGAACGAGGATTCTGCCCACGATATGGGCGGCGATATCATTCCGTACTTTGTGAAGCGTGGGCAGGCGCATGTCTATGACTTCATGGCCAATGAGGTGCCGGGATCTACCGAGCGCGATCACGGCTACTGGCGCGATGTGGGCACCATCGATTCCTTCTATGAAGCGCACATGGACATGATTTCGGTGCACCCGATCTTCAACCTCTATAACCGGAATTGGCCGATTCACTCCACGGATGATTCCAATTTCCCGCCGGCGAAGTTCGTGCAAAACGGCATCGCGCAGTCCTCGATGGTGGCGCCGGGCTGCATCGTCTCCGGCGGCACGGTGCGCAATTCCGTGCTGGCGTCTGACGTCCACGTGGCCGATGGCGCCACGGTCGAAGGATCGGTCATCCTGCCAGGCGTGCGCATCGGACGGGGTGCCGTGGTGCGCCGCGCGATCCTCGATAAGAACGTCGTCGTCAGCGATGGCGCAATTATCGGCGTGGACCGCGAGCGCGATGAGGAGCGCTTCAAGGTTTCTGACGGCGGCGTGGTTGTCGTCGGCAAAAACCAGAAGGTCTAG
- a CDS encoding O-methyltransferase has translation MTTTAYEALRSYIETTSEPSAALRGARDHADEYGLPVPDESTGQLLTTLTAASAGSTERPQSVAITPAANVVGLYLLAGMPDNGILTCIDPEAEHQRSAKTAFREAGYAPSRGRFLPSRPLEVMGRLANDAYQVIYADVAALELPAIIKAAWPLLHQGGTLVLANSLLDGTLADASRTDRDTAAAREADEYLRELEGASVTRLPLGSGLTLVTKL, from the coding sequence GTGACTACTACCGCATATGAAGCACTGCGTTCTTATATCGAGACCACCAGCGAGCCCTCCGCGGCCCTGCGTGGCGCGCGCGACCACGCCGATGAGTACGGTCTGCCGGTTCCAGATGAATCTACGGGCCAGCTGCTCACCACCCTGACGGCCGCCTCCGCCGGTTCCACCGAACGCCCCCAGTCCGTAGCGATCACCCCGGCCGCCAATGTGGTAGGCCTCTACCTGCTCGCCGGCATGCCCGATAATGGCATCTTGACCTGCATCGACCCCGAGGCTGAGCACCAGCGCAGCGCCAAGACCGCCTTCCGCGAGGCTGGCTATGCACCTTCACGCGGCCGCTTCCTGCCGTCTCGCCCACTCGAGGTCATGGGCCGTCTGGCTAATGACGCCTACCAGGTCATCTACGCCGACGTCGCCGCGCTCGAGCTCCCCGCCATCATCAAGGCCGCGTGGCCACTGCTACACCAGGGCGGCACCCTGGTCTTGGCTAATTCTTTGCTCGATGGCACGCTTGCCGACGCCTCCCGGACCGACCGCGACACCGCCGCCGCCCGCGAAGCAGACGAGTACCTGCGCGAGCTCGAGGGTGCGAGCGTGACCCGGTTGCCGCTGGGGTCCGGGCTCACCCTCGTAACGAAGCTCTAG
- the sigE gene encoding RNA polymerase sigma factor SigE, whose product MTTTKRDAESLQPATPEAELTGTAAFDAGEADMPAWGDLVAEHADGVYRLAYRLSGNQHDAEDLTQETFMRVFRSLDKYQAGTFEGWLHRITTNLFLDMVRHRSKIRMEALPEDYERVPGTDMTPEQAYTVANLDPALQSALDGLAPDFRVAVVLCDVVGMSYDEIAETLGVKMGTVRSRIHRGRSQLRAALEKEAQTNAETRMLLRTR is encoded by the coding sequence ATGACAACAACGAAGCGCGATGCCGAATCCCTTCAGCCTGCCACCCCTGAGGCGGAGTTGACCGGTACCGCGGCGTTCGATGCCGGCGAAGCCGACATGCCCGCCTGGGGTGACCTGGTGGCCGAGCATGCCGATGGCGTCTACCGCTTGGCGTATCGTCTCTCTGGTAATCAGCACGATGCAGAGGACCTCACCCAGGAAACCTTCATGCGCGTCTTCCGCTCCCTGGATAAGTATCAGGCCGGTACGTTTGAAGGCTGGTTGCACCGTATTACCACCAACCTCTTCTTGGACATGGTCCGCCATCGCTCCAAGATCCGCATGGAGGCCCTGCCGGAGGATTATGAGCGCGTGCCCGGCACGGATATGACCCCGGAGCAGGCCTATACCGTGGCCAACCTGGACCCGGCGCTGCAATCCGCGCTCGATGGCCTGGCTCCCGATTTCCGCGTGGCCGTGGTGCTGTGCGATGTCGTAGGTATGAGCTATGACGAGATTGCGGAGACCCTGGGCGTCAAGATGGGTACGGTGCGCTCCCGCATCCACCGCGGCCGTTCCCAACTGCGCGCGGCGCTCGAAAAAGAGGCGCAAACCAATGCGGAAACCCGCATGCTGCTGCGCACGCGTTAA
- a CDS encoding anti-sigma factor family protein: protein MDSLRGRRTVSTLSVRGGFDAAQAKARDKAKAKARRSDTIGHLGPEAVVAFVDGEMEPKFMHRVRIHLVHCAECRADVHQQRHASEWVRHCADSAKVKAPQSLLAKLAGIATEEVAPGPDAATPVHRPQQDFLDKVEMVVRAIKHNQRG, encoded by the coding sequence ATGGACTCGCTGCGAGGACGCCGGACCGTGTCCACGCTGAGCGTGCGCGGCGGATTCGATGCCGCCCAGGCCAAAGCCCGCGATAAGGCGAAAGCCAAGGCTCGGCGCAGCGATACCATCGGGCACCTCGGCCCAGAGGCTGTCGTTGCCTTCGTAGACGGGGAGATGGAGCCGAAATTCATGCACCGCGTGCGCATACACTTGGTGCACTGCGCCGAGTGCCGCGCTGATGTACATCAGCAGCGCCATGCCTCAGAGTGGGTTCGCCACTGCGCGGATTCCGCTAAGGTCAAGGCGCCGCAATCCCTGCTGGCAAAGCTCGCGGGCATTGCCACCGAAGAGGTTGCGCCCGGGCCGGATGCGGCAACGCCCGTGCACCGGCCGCAGCAGGATTTTTTGGACAAGGTGGAGATGGTGGTTCGCGCAATCAAGCACAATCAGCGCGGCTAA
- a CDS encoding twin-arginine translocase TatA/TatE family subunit, with protein sequence MFSSIGWPEIFVIVVLGIIVIGPERMPEVIKDVRAAIYAARKAINNAKAELNGEMGSITSEFDDIRGPLTQAAQWTRLGPKGAITKALFDGDDSAWDDFNPKKMAENVKTATAPQEPEEQPQPQPQQQRRPSFDYSQVYAEQPQPEPQQRPQAPQPTEQPAPEKKPPRGGEESTGGGLWGDVT encoded by the coding sequence GTGTTTTCTTCCATTGGTTGGCCCGAGATTTTCGTCATCGTGGTTTTGGGCATCATCGTCATCGGCCCGGAGCGCATGCCCGAGGTGATTAAGGATGTGCGCGCGGCCATCTACGCGGCGCGCAAGGCCATCAATAACGCCAAAGCGGAGCTCAATGGCGAGATGGGGTCGATTACCTCGGAATTCGATGATATCCGCGGCCCGCTCACCCAAGCAGCCCAGTGGACGCGCCTCGGCCCGAAGGGCGCAATTACCAAGGCGCTTTTCGACGGCGACGATTCCGCCTGGGACGATTTCAACCCCAAGAAAATGGCAGAAAACGTCAAGACCGCTACCGCGCCACAGGAGCCGGAGGAACAGCCGCAGCCTCAACCGCAGCAGCAGCGCCGCCCGAGCTTCGACTACTCCCAGGTCTATGCCGAGCAGCCGCAGCCAGAGCCTCAGCAACGCCCTCAAGCGCCCCAGCCAACGGAGCAGCCCGCGCCAGAGAAAAAGCCGCCACGTGGTGGGGAAGAATCCACCGGCGGCGGCTTGTGGGGCGATGTAACCTAA
- a CDS encoding Mrp/NBP35 family ATP-binding protein produces the protein MSSVITESAVREALSRVEDPEIGRPITELNMVKSVTVTGNDVAVEIYLTIAGCPMKSTIESNTRAAVEDIEGVGNVTVTMEAMSDEQRRELKKKLRGGQAEPEIPFAKPDSTTRVFAVASGKGGVGKSSMTVNLAAALVQKGLKVGIVDADIYGHSVPNLLGCTDGPTVLDDEMLLPPISHGIKHISIGQFVEGNAPVVWRGPMLHRALQQFLADVFWGDLDVLLLDLPPGTGDVALSVAQLIPNAELLIVTTPQAAAAEVAERAGSISQQTRQRVAGVIENMGAMVMPDGSTMDVFGSGGGQIVADRLGVILGHEVPLLASVPLDPTLRSGGDAGTPIVLDSPESPAAQQIQAVADKLAIRSDSLVGKNLNLGVN, from the coding sequence ATGTCTAGCGTTATTACTGAATCCGCCGTACGCGAGGCACTCTCCCGCGTCGAAGACCCCGAAATCGGCCGCCCCATCACCGAACTCAACATGGTGAAGTCCGTTACCGTCACCGGTAATGACGTGGCCGTGGAAATCTACCTCACCATCGCTGGCTGCCCCATGAAATCCACCATCGAGTCCAATACCCGCGCTGCGGTAGAGGATATCGAGGGCGTTGGAAACGTCACGGTGACGATGGAAGCCATGAGCGACGAGCAGCGCCGCGAGCTGAAGAAGAAGCTGCGCGGTGGCCAAGCCGAGCCGGAAATCCCATTTGCAAAGCCAGATTCCACCACTCGCGTTTTCGCGGTGGCCTCCGGTAAGGGCGGCGTAGGCAAGTCCTCCATGACCGTCAACCTTGCCGCGGCATTGGTCCAGAAGGGCCTCAAGGTTGGCATCGTGGACGCCGATATTTACGGCCACTCCGTACCCAACCTGCTGGGCTGCACCGACGGCCCCACCGTGCTCGATGATGAGATGCTGCTGCCGCCGATTTCTCATGGCATTAAGCACATTTCCATCGGTCAGTTTGTGGAGGGTAATGCCCCGGTAGTCTGGCGCGGCCCCATGCTCCACCGCGCGCTACAGCAATTCCTGGCTGACGTTTTCTGGGGCGACCTCGACGTGCTGCTCTTGGATCTGCCTCCGGGCACTGGCGACGTCGCCTTGTCCGTAGCCCAGCTCATCCCGAATGCGGAGCTACTCATTGTCACCACCCCGCAGGCCGCGGCGGCCGAGGTGGCAGAGCGCGCCGGATCCATCTCCCAGCAGACCCGCCAGCGCGTGGCCGGCGTAATTGAAAACATGGGCGCCATGGTGATGCCGGATGGCTCCACCATGGATGTCTTTGGCTCTGGCGGCGGACAGATTGTGGCCGATCGCCTAGGCGTCATCTTGGGCCATGAGGTGCCACTGCTGGCCTCCGTGCCGTTGGATCCCACCCTGCGCAGCGGTGGCGATGCCGGCACACCGATTGTTCTCGATTCCCCCGAGTCCCCCGCCGCCCAACAGATCCAGGCAGTGGCCGATAAGCTGGCCATACGTTCTGATTCCCTGGTGGGCAAAAACCTCAACTTGGGCGTGAACTAA